A segment of the Solea solea chromosome 14, fSolSol10.1, whole genome shotgun sequence genome:
TTCAGGAACAGTGGGAGGGAATCCCAGCTAAATGTGATGTCTTTGAAGGCGTGGAGGAGGAAGATCCCAAAGATGATGGTGAGGAACCCACTAATTGTACCCATTACTTTGTCAGGGGTCATGCGCAACCATTCCTTAAACAGGATAGCTGAACAGGCCATGACAGATGTGGTGAAGAAGACGTAGTAGATGGGAGTGACTATGGAGGTGTTAAAGATATCGAGGGCTTTGTTCAGGTAACTAATCTGAACGCTGATGCAGATTACCAGGCAGATGACTAAGGACCAGAACAGGGGTTCCTTCAGCACTGGTATCCCAGCAAACAGCTCCTTAATGCCAATGCCCAGGCCCTTGACacaagacacagagagggagccaatcacagagcagatcAGGATGTAGACCAGCATATTCTTCTGTCCAAACCGTGGAGCCACAGCAAAGATAAGAACCAGGCTGCTCCCCACAACGCACACAGCATACACAATGAAACCTAGTGGAGGCGGTCAACAGTGAGTTAGTACCACGAGAGAGAAATCCATTCGACCGTTAAACAGGGATTTAGTTTTCACAGCACGGTTAATGAGATCTCGGGAGTAAATTCTCACGGGTCGGGTTCTGCCTCTACCTGGGTCTTTAAGCTTCTCTGCCATGGAGGTGAGGGAATCAACCTCCTCTTCTTGTGGGGCATGGATCACCATCACAGTGGAGCCCAGGACACACAGCAAACAGCCAACCTTCCCATGGACATTCAGCCTCTCATTCAGAAAGTAAGTGGAGAGCACAGCACTGGAACAAACGGGGCAATAATTTAATTCTTTGTAATtgtaataattgtattattatgacCACTAACAAATCtcaagaaaagaacaaaacaaatccaTTCCCCGCCTATCAACAGCTTTCAGGAGGTTAATTGTTTTACTATATACTAGTtaactactatactatactgtactatactatactatgtaaCTATATAACTATAATAATGTTAGAAAATGACAGGAGCTTCTGTTCAGCTGTGACAGAATTGTGAGCACAGGAAGGAGAGATACATCTTCAAAAGATCTTCAAAATATCTCTTACTCACTTCCTTAACAGTTTCAGAAGCTAATCTGTCAGTGAATCACAAGATAAGTTAAAGAGAAATATTTTGTAAACAATGTCCACATGTGGAGGGTAAAGGGGTAGAATATTAAGTGCTGAGGGCCCTAAACAACATCAGTGGCACATGAATAACACCTGGAATACAATTACCTCACAAGTACACTCAGTGCTCCAAGTGGCGTCACCAGTGTGGCGGGCGCAAACGCATATGCGGCGAAGTTCGCTGCCTCTCCGGTTCCCACTAGAACAACACATCAATGTCACCATCAGTGAGCACAAACTCACAGCTCTTGCTGTTGAAATTATTCTCTCACAACAACCCACATATGCAAATGACTTCTCTGGAGGAATGTGTACTTAGTAGATACGGTGTGGGTGCGAGACCTACTGCGACGTCACCAGCAAAATACCAAACCCACTTTTctttagaaaaacaaagacCACAATGTTTTCTGAGCGTGGCGGGTGAGACCATGTCACCAAGTAAATCATACTCACTTGAAATGAGTCCTGCCCACCACAGCCATTCTTTCAGGTATGCATATCCCCCTTGACCTGTGGAGATATAGAAATAAATagtaattatataatatttaaactCGTTGTCCTGTCAAGATAATTGACCTTTAACAGTGAGGTGTTTTTACTGGACGTTTAATGTCTGCATCTCCTATCATATACGTGTAACTAATTAAAGTTCGTTTTTGCAGAagtcatttttgttctttttttaaggcTAGTTTTATTATCTTGAAGTCTTTCTCGATTTCAAACCTGTGGTTCGACAAAATGAGTAAAAGCAGAAATGCTGACACTGTTCGTGGAAAGGATACTATGAGAGAAGCACTTTTTACTATTGATTCTTTATGTTCATCACGAGCGTGGCACGTCCACAACTTTTTAATGCAACAAAGTTCTTTATGGCACTGTTAATAACCTGTTACGTGTcaactattatcattattattagacGTGTTATTAGTAGTCCTAGTCCCAGAAAAGATTCACAAGAGGGCCCATGGAAGTTTGAATTCATAGAATAGGTGAtatcaaaagtgttttttaaggTTGGATGAGTAGGGAAAGTCGCTCTCCCTTGGGCTGGTTTTTATGatgctgtttttattacatttgtatAAATGTGGACACAGAATCGGAACTTCTCGAAGCTTCTTTATGCTGCTTTTTCGATAGAGTATAAGACATTAGTGATGATCTCCTGCACTTCCTTAAATGTTATGACAGTCTCACACTAATcatttcattattgttattattacataaaGTATCATACAGTACCTGCTCGCTTTGAGCCCTTGCTCGCCAGTCGCAGCAGACCTTTCTTTTTCAGGATGTAACTTGCACCGATGAAGATACTGGAGCTCAGCGCCAGAGACAGACCGATGTAGAAGTCCAAGCGGCTCACTTCCATCTGGAACACAAAATGgcgcctctttctctctctcttgctgtttttcctctctgctaCGTTACAACAAGTGGACTTTAATGAGAAAAACAAGCATTCGTTTTGAAGTTTTCAGGAGTCAAGAAGCAACAGAAGGCAAACAGTCATCTTCGACATCACATGACAGACAGACGCCTCTGCTACGGAGAGGCTGAAACTTAAGTGTTCAAACGACCAAACGAGCCAAGAAACTGACAACTAACACaacctctgtgttgtttttgggtaaaataaaataaatgacagatttaACTGCAGTGTAATGACGCGGTTTTTAACTTGTTTTACCTCCGTTGTCAAGTCAACTCCATCCGCCCGTCGTTGACAGCAGTGTAGGAAGTGAATGAGCAGGTGATTGGCTGAGATTGAGGGGGGCGGAGAGTAGAGTCTTCCACCAACACTTAGTTTTATTATATTGCATTTATGAGTTGccttttaaagttaaaataacttaaaactgcttcttttttttttaaaactgcttTTGTTCAACTCTCTCCTAAAACGGTTTTCAAATGTTTAACACGCAACATTTTGGATTAAGTGACAGAATTGGAATTTACTACCCATGAGGatgtttgttaaaataaaactcttttggttttcatagccttagaaagagcttttttttttttacatgtacttGTTTTACGGAGGCCACCATCATGTGCTGCCCTTTCTGCAGCAGCATAAATGGTCAAAGCAGCCAGAGTGAGTTCTGAAGTGACTGCTTAAGACACAAATGATGAAGAACAACGTCCTCTTTGGACTTTGAAGCAGGGGAGCTTTTTGTTGCATTCTGCAGGCTCACCAATAAATGTCACTAATAAACCATTCACACTGGTCGAGGGACCAAGTGGAATAGTTCGGTtcagtacagtatatgtaaatataccaGTATGGCACATATATCATTGCATTTCCATAAGGAATAGTACAAAAATAACTGTCAAGTGACACCGTTACTGAGCTTCGTGGTGGtgctttcttctttctctgagTTAATCACCTTATTTAGTGGCTTCATCCAGGTTTCAAAATCACAAGTACTTCCACagattttagtgtgaaagaggctgttttttttgtttgtttttttacacactggacctttaagatattttaaatttttcaaaggtccagtgtaaaaaaaacagtgataaCCCAGCTAACAATTTCTGAAAGATAACATTCTAGAAAACATTCCCACAACTCCTATgtcagtacttctcaaatagtggggtgggcccccctggggggggggttgcgtgagaggcagggcaggacaggacaactcatacagtggtttatacagataaataaataaaaatgatcaggttctcaatagtatttcaattcgcGGGGGAACGGGGGGAACCGTTCTGGAAACCGAAAACATTCGGTttccagaacgttcccctaacattAATTTTGTCACAACATTTCTATAACATTATTTTACCTTATGACAGCATTTAGTactaattttattattttaaactgcaCATTAGCACTCATACTTGCAGTCACTGATGAATGAACAGGCAAACCTGATaggatttaaatttttttacttcaacatatatataaatatacaaaatgaaAGTTCATGTTTACGTAtatacaaatttaaaataaaataaaaaatataagggtgtgtgtaaaatgtgcatTGGTTGTCCGGAGGGGCCCACTCCATCAATCTTTGCGAGATGACCTAAAAAGTCGAACAAGAAACACAAGTTTGGTATGTTATATAAGACAAATTGCCCTACTAACAACCCGTTTTTTGTAAATCACATAAAGCTATTGCTAGATTTCATACATAAATTCACCAACACAGAAAAATAGAGGGAGAATTTCAATTTGTTACCTTTGTCTGTGTGGGGCAAACTTGAGTGCTTGCCCAATC
Coding sequences within it:
- the zgc:101583 gene encoding magnesium transporter NIPA2, encoding MEVSRLDFYIGLSLALSSSIFIGASYILKKKGLLRLASKGSKRAGQGGYAYLKEWLWWAGLISMGTGEAANFAAYAFAPATLVTPLGALSVLVSAVLSTYFLNERLNVHGKVGCLLCVLGSTVMVIHAPQEEEVDSLTSMAEKLKDPGFIVYAVCVVGSSLVLIFAVAPRFGQKNMLVYILICSVIGSLSVSCVKGLGIGIKELFAGIPVLKEPLFWSLVICLVICISVQISYLNKALDIFNTSIVTPIYYVFFTTSVMACSAILFKEWLRMTPDKVMGTISGFLTIIFGIFLLHAFKDITFSWDSLPLFLKKSPQGSPRGQQPYLVLPSHDSQTEEDEMNLPREGGTKAGWGTHQRAP